TGGAGGAAAGATCATCCTTTCGTaagatatctttttcatatattcttctttttaattacagTTAGTACGTCTGTATCCGTTTAATGGTCATGTGCTCGAGTTTAGATTATTTcaacattaaaaattgcattaataaataaatacatttgtttatgatataatttcaatataataatactattattaagtataaaaattgttttcactaaaataattgaatggtTAGGAATCCTAACCTTTCACATCAAAATGTGTATTGTTTGGATTGTTTCATGTATAATGCATATGTGAAATAAACGTCAATGTTTATGTATGATATGCATTGaatcaaaacatttttttatagggATTTGTAGCACGACCTGTTAAAAATCAAGATGGATCTCTTAACTTGATGAATTGGGAATGTGCCATACCAGGAAAAAAATCTGTgagttttatataacataaatattattccgtCAATCTAACatctaattcaattttgtaGACACCATGGGAAGGTGGATTGTATAAACTACgtatgatttttaaagatgATTATCCCTCCAGTCCACcaaaatgtaaatttgaaCCTCCTTTATTTCACCCAAATGTCTATCCTTCAGGAACAGTATGTTTATCACTCTTAGATGAAGAGAAAGATTGGAGACCTGCCATtacaattaaacaaattctaCTTGGTAtacaagatttattaaatgaaccTAATGTCAAAGATCCAGCTCAAGCAGAagcatatacaatatattggtattgtatttattttaaataattgaatattaccATTGTTTATGTGTGTTTGATAATGCAactaatattcttctttttatcgtaGTCAAAATCGCTTGGAATATGAAAAGCGTGTGAGAGCTCAAGCCAGAGCAATGGCTCCGCAggagtaaaattatattgagtctcattaaattcaaatattccaaTTACATGAAGAGGTTATCATATATCTAATAgtatattctaataatgatctacatttcttatcttttttataagtaaCATTAGCATATGGTGTAgctaatttactattatttgcatttttgtttttgttgacAAAATTCTTATACATATTCTGTATACATATTCTCTAGAAACAACACTAATttcattaagatataaaaagatatcctATGATtctgatgaaaaatattactgaaaaattttacgtaatatcacaataaattatatattatcacttatttgtaaaatgtggaaagcatttcttttttaagttaaaaaatttaattcttaaggCTTAGTGACAATTATTGATAAGTCGTGAAAATAAGATAtgtaagaaaatgaaaaaacgtGATACAGTTTCAAAACATCTATTCATTCTGCAGGTTTTAAACTgtcaatatcttaaaaaaaaaaaagaaaaaaaaatgtatttaaaaatctcataAGCATTGTACAAAtcgtaaaataaagtattccaATTACAAtcacaattttattcaattttaataatcaattttaaaaattaaattaaaattgcttgataaaaataactattgaTACAtctgtataaaatatctaatacatTTAGATGATTTgcaatattatctttatctcaTTAACATAATCTTGTAATCgaatagaagaatttttaatcagtGTCCGGAATTCTGCTAAAGTAAATTAATCAACGttctatgttatatattttgtttcacaTTCGCTTGATTATCGATCGTGgcatttgtataaattactcGTACGAAGAACATTAATTTCGACTCGAAGTATCGGAAAATTTTCAAGTGTGAATTGAATCAATCATTCTTCcctataaaagtatatatttaaacaaagtataaatttaatcaatatttatataatttaatcatgtctgtaaaaaattataacagaaACCTTGCAAAAACTATGCGGAAATTAAACGTCGGAATTATCACAACATGTATCGTAGGTTTTGCTGTTTCTTATTACGCATACTCTATAGAAGTTGCAAaggaaaatgataatttatacgaAGCAATGTGCGATATTAGCGAGCACGTTAGTTGCACGAAAGCATTTTTCTCTGAGTAAGTATGCagatactattttaaaatatatatgatactaaactaataatatatattttgtgtataagaaaaatatataaaacttgtcCATAATATGAAGTGTCTTGTGATTGAtgcaaattttcaagattataataaaagaaaaacattttatttaatatattatttaattttaaatctttgaagacatatttttaaatcgatataatttataaatgtgaatatatatacttaagataaattttatataattataaatcaaggaTTATTTTACATAGAAATCAACCTTAATTTCAATGACATTTGCGCATGCGTTCAGACTGAATTTTGAATCAAGTTTTTTTACAATACTTTAATgccattttaatttaagaaaaattaatacatttgatttttcaatttaaaaatatttcatcgattaaatttatttttaatacacagtctaataataaacaattgattttatattgcaGATATGGAAAAGGTTTTGGAATAATTCCAAAAAcatctcttttatatataccaAATCCTATATacggattaatattttatactttagtCGCAATACTGAGTATGTATTCAATAAATTGTCATGTAATCAATTAaggtaaaatatgtttttttttattcttaataatatttataattacaattttttaggTGTATCAAATCGATATGTTACATCAATTTTGGTTGTAACATTaggaatttttgcaaatatcggTACAATTTTTCTAGCTttgattttatacaaattaaataatatttgtgtgGTCTGTGttactatttatatcttaaatgcCATTCTCTTAATATTTGCGATTAAGAAACATCGaagattatttcgaaatgGTATAAATCAACagataaaatcgaattaaatattgattttttaaaatctacattttcagaatatcatttttttttaaaaattcctatGAATAgactatataattatgatattaatattattcgttaaatatcgaaatatagtctgacttattaaaattttatacatcatTTTAGTAAAGCAATTTGtatatatctttgtatatatcaaaataaacgtTATAAAAGGCAACTATTctgaaagaattataatttcattttaatatgatacagaaataaaatattgcaagatttaacatttaatcgcatatttctaaaaacaaattacTATTGCTATCTCGTTCCCATCTACCAATGATATGTAATCTTGGATTGTAACTGAATACATGaactaagaaaaaaataaatcatacgtGAATTGTGTCGTAATaagaatttgtttgaaaaagttaaaataaaatataatttcattggtTTATACAAAACGAATCTATCCTCCTATTTCTATCTATATGATCAATATgggcaatattaataatactttacactataaatattttacataaaaagctTAAATTATTCACGATAATAATACCCGCGTGATGAATTCCActataataatgaaagaaaaaaaaaaagagagaaaaccaGTTCATTGcgaaattacttaaaaagtcTCTAAtcgaacaatttaataataaagataactCAATACTCGTGTCTACcgtttttcaataaatctttGTTACCACGATTGATACTGGCTAAGATGCCTGGACTCTTCAATGGAGGCGTCTCGTCTAATCGATTTAAATGCAAGTTAGATGTGTACGGTATTCTGAGTGACGGTGTATTGGTGCCATTTCTATCGGCTTCGACATTGAAGCTCTTGCTACGCGACAAGGATTTGTAAGTTCGTTCCGGCTTGACCGGTGGCTGGTGGATATTGCTCGATATCGACACCTTCGGCGATGTGACCGTGTTCTTGATGCAAATATTGATCATGCTCCCATATTGGCGCGACTTGTTTCCCGATGACGGGATGCTGGAATGCGACGTTCCCAATTTGCTCGCGCCACTAACAACCGGTGGCTGGCGTCTCGACTGAGGCTGCGACCGAACGTATTGTCCCCCGGTGTGCAGACTCCTCGGCAGGGTTTGCGTGCTCCTATAGTGTTCCTCTCTCTCGTGTTCGTTGGCTAATCGACTGGTAGACTTGCTAAATCTGCCAAGCGAACTGGACGCGACGCTGAAACGCGTCGATTCGACAAATTGATTGTGAAGGAATCGTTCCTCGAGACGAGTTGGCGAGTCGATACAAAACTACTAGAGGCGTATAGGCATGCTTCAACAACTCCCTTTCCCATGCAGCCTTCACCCAGCATCCGAAGCGATCGACTTTCATCGAAATACgtgtgaatatatttatatatctatctatgtacatgtataatattattaaaatttaacaataagcgAAGCACCGTTTCTACAGATCCGATTACGTAAATCTGTATCAGCTTACAAGGAATGCCTTTCGATCCCCTCATACGATTACACCTTTCTCTCGCAGTCGGCCAATACGATACCGttgatcttattttttttttttttaacgattaacaAGAGACGTATGTGCTAATGTGTACGTATACGCATCGATATCAGCCTGCATTTAAtgccttttctttctttttatttttttttctttttatctagtTTAGCTTGATTACCTGTACACGGTCTCTGCGACCGTTCTACCGCGTGGCTTTCCGGCTCTTCTCGCGTCTCGGTATCCTTTTTCGCGGCCGTAGATGCTTCCTCCAAATGGATCCTCGCCCAGATAATACCTGTGCAGCGGTGGCGTCGATTCGCTGCGTTGCTCTTGAGCAACATGGTGATCCCCTCCTCTCACCGTTCTCGTAATCTTGTTCGAGCCACTGTTCGTTGCGGCGTTCTTAGGGGAGCG
The sequence above is drawn from the Apis cerana isolate GH-2021 linkage group LG11, AcerK_1.0, whole genome shotgun sequence genome and encodes:
- the LOC107995062 gene encoding SUMO-conjugating enzyme UBC9-B isoform X2 codes for the protein MSGIAIARLAEERKAWRKDHPFGFVARPVKNQDGSLNLMNWECAIPGKKSTPWEGGLYKLRMIFKDDYPSSPPKCKFEPPLFHPNVYPSGTVCLSLLDEEKDWRPAITIKQILLGIQDLLNEPNVKDPAQAEAYTIYCQNRLEYEKRVRAQARAMAPQE
- the LOC107995062 gene encoding vitamin K epoxide reductase complex subunit 1-like protein 1 isoform X1, which produces MSVKNYNRNLAKTMRKLNVGIITTCIVGFAVSYYAYSIEVAKENDNLYEAMCDISEHVSCTKAFFSEYGKGFGIIPKTSLLYIPNPIYGLIFYTLVAILSVSNRYVTSILVVTLGIFANIGTIFLALILYKLNNICVVCVTIYILNAILLIFAIKKHRRLFRNGINQQIKSN